In Hamadaea flava, a genomic segment contains:
- a CDS encoding DUF2188 domain-containing protein, which produces MRQIEYRVLPDGESWQVRRDGEMVSRHETRADAVAAGRLAARGEKPSRLHIQDTPPGRPRT; this is translated from the coding sequence ATGCGCCAAATCGAATACCGCGTGCTCCCCGACGGCGAATCTTGGCAGGTCCGCCGGGACGGCGAGATGGTGTCCCGGCACGAGACCCGGGCGGACGCGGTGGCGGCGGGCCGCCTAGCCGCCCGCGGGGAGAAGCCGAGTCGCCTGCACATCCAGGACACGCCGCCGGGCAGGCCGCGGACCTGA
- a CDS encoding GNAT family N-acetyltransferase, with product MAFSIRPAGPGDEPAFVAIQRDLYAYAVVHEEAFRHHWATEPARAHALRLVAEEDGRVAGVGRAGLSISSSLPGASQLGLLVRPDYRGRGLGSELFDRLSAHLEAVGGTRIEGWGDGDEATVRFLGTRGFTQRHELRYSHLNLAGPLPAAPAAGEHVRAVPFAETTPEEVFAVDSEAVLDEPGDTPADAMDFAEWRSTIWEAPDTDKAASVLVYADGQPAAYTLVETDLDRRMWSGGTGTRRAFRGRGLAKYAKSVALRRAAERGITDAFTTNDEENGPMLAINEWLGYRPCGAQFSYLRA from the coding sequence ATGGCATTCAGCATTCGACCGGCCGGCCCGGGCGACGAACCGGCCTTCGTCGCCATCCAGCGTGACCTGTACGCGTACGCCGTCGTGCACGAGGAGGCCTTCCGCCATCACTGGGCGACGGAACCGGCCCGGGCACACGCGCTACGCCTGGTCGCCGAGGAGGACGGCCGGGTCGCCGGGGTCGGGCGGGCCGGATTGTCGATCTCCAGTTCGTTGCCGGGGGCGAGCCAGCTCGGTCTCCTCGTGCGACCGGACTACCGAGGGCGCGGCCTCGGTAGTGAGCTGTTCGACCGGCTCTCGGCCCATCTCGAGGCGGTTGGCGGCACCCGGATCGAGGGCTGGGGCGACGGCGACGAGGCAACCGTTCGGTTCCTCGGGACGCGGGGCTTCACGCAGCGGCATGAGCTGCGTTACTCGCACCTGAACCTCGCAGGGCCGTTGCCGGCGGCACCGGCCGCCGGGGAACACGTGCGGGCGGTGCCGTTCGCCGAGACCACACCCGAGGAGGTCTTCGCGGTCGACTCGGAGGCGGTGCTGGACGAGCCCGGCGACACGCCCGCCGACGCGATGGACTTCGCCGAGTGGCGGTCGACGATCTGGGAAGCGCCCGACACCGACAAGGCGGCGAGCGTCCTGGTGTACGCCGACGGGCAGCCGGCCGCGTACACGCTGGTGGAGACCGACCTCGATCGGCGCATGTGGTCGGGCGGGACCGGGACTCGGCGGGCGTTCCGAGGCCGCGGCCTGGCCAAGTACGCCAAATCGGTGGCGCTGCGCCGGGCGGCCGAGCGCGGCATCACCGACGCGTTCACCACCAACGACGAGGAGAACGGCCCGATGCTCGCGATCAACGAGTGGCTCGGCTACCGGCCGTGCGGCGCACAGTTCTCCTATCTGCGCGCCTGA
- a CDS encoding alpha/beta fold hydrolase yields MTAISNNTVKTSTVEAPGAVITYDVRLADGTTEPALLMVGSPMDASGFGELAARFPDRTVVTYDPRGAGRSTKDEPASKSTPDQHADDLRRVIEAVGGPVDVFASSGGAINMLALVAQYPGLVRTLVAHEPPAMRNLPDAEVALAAAKRLDAVYTEHGFGAGMAMFIALTSHRGEYPAEFATMPAPDPAAFGLPTEDDGRRDDVLIGQNLLSCTHYEHDFATLKASSTRIVIGVGAESVGEMAHRGGEAIAARLGVEPVTFPSHHGGFLGENPWMKGDPDGFAATLRSVL; encoded by the coding sequence ATGACCGCGATCTCGAACAACACCGTCAAGACCAGCACCGTCGAGGCGCCCGGCGCCGTCATCACCTACGACGTGCGCCTGGCTGACGGCACGACCGAGCCCGCCCTGCTGATGGTCGGCTCGCCGATGGACGCGTCCGGTTTCGGCGAGCTGGCCGCCCGGTTCCCCGACCGCACGGTGGTCACCTACGACCCGCGCGGCGCCGGGCGCAGCACCAAGGACGAGCCGGCGTCGAAGTCCACCCCCGACCAGCACGCCGACGACCTGCGCCGGGTGATCGAGGCGGTCGGCGGGCCGGTCGACGTCTTCGCCAGCAGCGGCGGCGCGATCAACATGCTGGCGCTGGTCGCCCAGTACCCCGGCCTGGTGCGTACGCTCGTCGCGCACGAGCCGCCGGCGATGCGGAACCTGCCCGACGCCGAGGTGGCGCTGGCCGCCGCGAAGCGGCTCGACGCCGTGTACACCGAGCACGGCTTCGGCGCGGGGATGGCGATGTTCATCGCGCTGACCAGCCACCGGGGCGAATACCCGGCGGAGTTCGCGACGATGCCCGCCCCGGACCCGGCTGCGTTCGGGCTGCCCACCGAGGACGACGGCCGCCGCGACGACGTGCTGATCGGTCAGAACCTGCTGAGCTGCACGCACTACGAGCACGACTTCGCCACGCTGAAGGCGTCCAGCACCCGGATCGTCATCGGCGTCGGCGCGGAGTCCGTGGGCGAGATGGCCCACCGGGGCGGCGAGGCGATCGCGGCCCGGCTCGGTGTCGAGCCGGTCACCTTCCCGAGCCACCACGGCGGCTTCCTCGGGGAGAACCCGTGGATGAAGGGCGACCCCGACGGCTTCGCCGCCACGCTGCGCTCGGTGCTGTAA
- a CDS encoding DUF1501 domain-containing protein, whose amino-acid sequence MDTVTRRKFLIASGVVGGTALAAGAGVYTIADILATADDPAAASAGDRTLVLVTLYGGNDGLATVIPYADDAYHDARGEMAYEASKVLHLDAHTGLNPAMTGLKAAYDRKQLAIVHGVGYPKPDRSHFRSMDIWQTANPVQPGTTGWLGRWLDRAGRDPRTAISLEPVLPPILAGASCAGAAVPLGSVTVPKSITAADLHALGSTSSGEPALQARAAACFGDLASVDKLLTDALAEDDDNDGDHDNEPATGTGGAVSTLKAQLDLVATCVEAGVMTRVFSVSMGGFDFHAGERTGQETQLKTVDTAVAGFLERMGRTENGRKVVVMVYSEFGRRVRANASDGTDHGTASNILIAGASVAGGRLIGDQPSLTDLDHGDLKYHTDFRDVYAAVLADVLGADPDPVLDGWDGRLPGLLT is encoded by the coding sequence ATGGACACCGTCACCAGACGCAAGTTCCTGATCGCCTCCGGCGTCGTCGGCGGCACCGCGCTGGCCGCCGGAGCCGGCGTCTACACGATCGCCGACATCCTCGCGACCGCCGACGATCCGGCCGCCGCCTCGGCCGGCGACCGCACCCTGGTGCTCGTGACGCTCTACGGCGGCAACGACGGGCTGGCCACGGTCATCCCGTATGCCGACGACGCGTACCACGACGCTCGCGGCGAGATGGCGTACGAGGCGTCGAAAGTGCTGCACCTCGACGCGCACACCGGACTGAACCCGGCGATGACGGGGCTGAAGGCGGCGTACGACCGCAAGCAACTGGCGATCGTGCATGGCGTCGGTTATCCGAAGCCGGACCGCAGCCATTTCCGGTCGATGGACATCTGGCAGACCGCGAACCCGGTCCAACCCGGAACCACCGGCTGGCTCGGCCGCTGGCTGGACCGGGCCGGACGCGACCCGCGCACGGCCATCTCGTTGGAGCCGGTGCTGCCGCCGATCCTGGCCGGGGCGAGCTGCGCTGGGGCCGCGGTGCCGCTGGGCAGCGTCACGGTGCCCAAGAGCATCACCGCCGCCGACCTGCACGCCCTCGGAAGCACCTCGTCAGGCGAACCCGCGCTCCAAGCGCGGGCGGCCGCCTGCTTCGGCGACCTGGCCAGCGTCGACAAACTGCTCACCGACGCGCTCGCCGAGGACGACGACAACGACGGCGACCACGACAACGAGCCCGCGACCGGCACCGGTGGCGCGGTGTCGACGCTGAAGGCCCAGCTCGACCTCGTCGCGACCTGCGTCGAGGCGGGCGTCATGACCCGGGTGTTCTCGGTGTCGATGGGCGGGTTCGACTTCCACGCCGGGGAGAGGACTGGGCAGGAGACCCAGCTCAAGACGGTCGACACCGCCGTCGCCGGGTTCCTGGAGCGGATGGGCCGCACCGAGAACGGCCGCAAGGTCGTGGTCATGGTCTACTCGGAGTTCGGGCGGCGCGTACGCGCGAACGCCTCGGACGGCACCGACCACGGCACGGCGTCGAACATCCTGATCGCCGGGGCGTCCGTCGCGGGCGGTCGGCTCATCGGCGACCAGCCGAGCCTGACCGATCTCGACCATGGCGACCTGAAGTACCACACCGACTTCCGCGACGTGTACGCCGCCGTGCTCGCCGACGTCCTCGGGGCCGATCCCGATCCGGTCCTCGACGGCTGGGACGGCCGCCTCCCGGGTCTGCTGACCTGA